A genomic window from Glycine max cultivar Williams 82 chromosome 17, Glycine_max_v4.0, whole genome shotgun sequence includes:
- the LOC100790515 gene encoding protein NRT1/ PTR FAMILY 4.3, with protein MEASPSTLDWRGRPSNPAKHGGMIPAAFVLGLQAFEIMAIAAVGNNLITYVANDMHFPLSKAANLVTNFVGTIFLLSLLGGYLSDSYLGSFWTMLLFGFVELSGFILLSVQAHVPQLKPPPCNVNDGEQCVEAKGMKAMIFFVALYLVALGSGCVKPNMLAYGGDQFEQNDPKQLKKLSTYFNAAYFAFSVGQLVSLTILVWVQTHSGMDVGFGVSAAVMAMGLISLICGTLYYRNKPPQGSILTPVAQVLVAAFSKRNLPSSPSSMIRVEQVEQVKILLSVIPIFSCTIVFNTILAQLQTFSVQQGRAMDTHLTKSFNIPPASLQSIPYILLIFLVPLYDTFFVPFARKFTGHESGISPLRRIGFGLFLATFSMVAAALLEKKRRDAAVNHHKVLSIFWITPQYLIFGLSEMFTAIGLLEFFYKQSLKGMQAFFTAITYCSYSFGFYLSTLLVSLVNKITSTSSSSAAGWLHNNDLNQDRLDLFYWLLAVLSFLNFLNYLFWSRRYSHAPSALPQPNNAKEINPYSQLHDHHHNNIIP; from the exons GGTTGCAAGCATTTGAGATAATGGCAATAGCGGCAGTGGGAAACAATCTGATAACTTATGTGGCCAATGACATGCACTTCCCTTTGTCCAAGGCTGCCAACCTAGTCACTAACTTTGTTGGGACCATCTTTCTCCTCTCTCTCCTCGGCGGCTATCTATCAGACTCTTACCTTGGCAGCTTCTGGACCATGCTCCTCTTTGGTTTCGTCGAACTTTCT GGTTTCATACTGCTATCAGTCCAAGCTCATGTTCCTCAATTGAAGCCACCTCCATGCAATGTGAACGATGGAGAACAGTGCGTAGAAGCAAAGGGCATGAAGGCCATGATATTCTTTGTAGCACTCTACTTGGTGGCATTAGGGAGTGGGTGTGTGAAGCCAAACATGCTTGCTTATGGAGGAGACCAGTTCGAGCAAAACGACCCAAAGCAGTTAAAGAAGCTCTCAACCTACTTCAATGCCGCATATTTTGCATTCTCTGTGGGACAACTTGTGAGCCTAACCATTCTTGTTTGGGTGCAAACTCATTCAGGAATGGACGTTGGCTTCGGGGTATCCGCAGCTGTAATGGCAATGGGATTGATAAGCTTGATATGTGGCACTCTATATTACAGAAACAAGCCCCCACAAGGAAGTATTTTAACTCCCGTGGCTCAGGTTCTTGTCGCTGCATTTTCCAAAAGAAACCTTCCATCTTCCCCATCATCCATGATCAGAGTGGAACAAGTTGAGCAAGTGAAGATATTGCTATCTGTTATTCCGATATTCTCGTGCACCATCGTTTTCAACACCATCTTAGCACAACTTCAGACATTCTCAGTCCAACAAGGGAGAGCAATGGACACCCATCTCACCAAATCCTTTAATATCCCTCCCGCCTCCCTTCAGTCCATTCCTTACATTTTGCTCATCTTTTTAGTTCCTCTCTATGACACCTTCTTTGTCCCATTTGCCAGAAAATTCACCGGCCATGAGTCTGGAATCTCACCTTTGCGCCGAATAGGCTTTGGTCTTTTTCTGGCTACCTTTTCTATGGTTGCAGCTGCTCTGttggagaaaaagagaagggaCGCAGCTGTGAACCATCACAAAGTTTTGTCCATCTTTTGGATAACCCCACAATACTTGATATTTGGCTTGTCAGAGATGTTCACAGCCATTGGCCTCCTTGAGTTCTTTTATAAACAGTCCTTGAAAGGGATGCAAGCATTCTTTACAGCCATCACATATTGCTCTTACTCATTTGGCTTTTACTTGAGCACACTTTTGGTTTCTTTGGTCAATAAGATCacttcaacttcttcttcttcagctgctggCTGGCTTCACAACAACGACCTTAACCAGGACAGGCTTGATCTTTTCTATTGGTTACTGGCTGTCTTAAGCTTCCTCAACTTCCTCAACTATCTCTTTTGGTCCAGACGCTATTCTCATGCTCCTTCCGCACTACCCCAACCTAATAATGCCAAGGAAATCAACCCCTACTCACAACTACATGATCACCATCACAATAATATTATtccatag